From Pelmatolapia mariae isolate MD_Pm_ZW linkage group LG22, Pm_UMD_F_2, whole genome shotgun sequence, a single genomic window includes:
- the LOC135932429 gene encoding eyes absent homolog 3-like translates to MFRTVENLRGRCRKPKVKPVLARRIVREVKKNPRITTKAILDFSSYNSLGQSQFSQYYTLPPSYVPAGLPNSDEHGGGAGVDGYSAVKSEEAASAGLPPRDASPPENLPVCAALPTTVAVPAGARDQDEVGRRNSVGKAKGKGKKSDNSPPAESDLEDPATVLNLGLQMEELIFELADTHLFFNDLEECDQVHVEDVASDDNGQDLSNYNFMADGFNGPSGGAASGTTTGVQGGVEWMRKLAFRYRWLKEIYNSYKGNVGGLLNPMKRELLLRLQSEIENVTDSWLSTALKSLLLIQSRGKCMNVLVTTTQLVPALAKVLLYGLGDVFPIENIYSATKIGKESCFERIVSRFGKTVTYVHNMPFWRISSHGDLVSLHQALELDFL, encoded by the exons atgttccgcactgtggaaaatctcagaggacGTTGTCGGAAGCCAAAAGTGAAACCTGTGTTGGCCAGGAGAATAGtgagagaggtgaaaaagaatcCAAGGATCACCACCAAGGCCATTCTG GATTTTAGCAGCTATAACTCTCTGGGACAGAGTCAGTTCTCTCAGTACTACACTCTTCCTCCCAGCTACGTGCCTGCTGGGCTACCTAACAGTGATGAGCACGGTGGCGGTGCGGGCGTCGACGGATATTCAGCAGTGAAATCAGAGGAGGCCGCCTCAGCTGGACTGCCTCCTAGAG ATGCGTCCCCACCAGAAAACCTGCCTGTTTGTGCGGCTCTTCCAACAACCGTGGCAGTGCCCGCTGGAGCTCGAGATCAGGACGAGGTCGGCCGCAGGAACTCGGTGGGCAAAGCCAAAGGGAAGGGCAAGAAGTCTGATAACTCTCCACCTGCTGAGAGTGACCTGGAG GACCCGGCGACTGTGTTGAACTTGGGCTTGCAGATGGAGGAGCTGATCTTTGAGCTGGCAGACACCCATCTTTTCTTCAATGACCTCGAG GAGTGTGATCAAGTCCATGTTGAGGATGTGGCCTCTGATGACAATGGACAGGACCTGAG CAACTACAACTTCATGGCGGATGGATTTAACGGCCCCAGCGGTGGAGCTGCATCAGGAACCACCACAGGAGTTCAGGGAGGGGTGGAGTGGATGCGTAAACTGGCCTTTCGCTACCGCTGGCTAAAAGAGATCTACAATAGTTACAAAGGAAATGTCGGGG GCCTGTTGAATCCCATGAAGAGGGAGCTGCTGTTGAGGCTTCAGTCCGAGATCGAGAATGTTACAGACTCCTGGCTCAGCACTGCGCTCAAGTCTCTGCTGCTCATCCAGTCCAG GGGGAAGTGTATGAACGTGTTAGTCACCACGACTCAGCTGGTTCCAGCTCTGGCCAAAGTGCTGCTCTACGGCCTGGGAGACGTCTTCCCCATCGAAAACATCTACAGTGCCACAAAAATAG GGAAAGAGAGCTGCTTTGAGAGGATCGTCTCTCGCTTTGGGAAAACAGTGACTTATGTG CACAACATGCCTTTCTGGCGGATCTCCAGTCACGGCGACCTCGTGTCCCTTCACCAAGCGCTGGAACTGGACTTCTTGTAA
- the LOC135932408 gene encoding interferon-induced very large GTPase 1-like: MSLDCGRKPEYPGRTCKLHTERPWPDGGIELRTFLLSGNSASHLATMKLSRTETETLLDRLHLQDKVQQKLSPADFLQIRPPGKQMDHVTSEKDLAHTFLHRLIMLDYGARYILVRPETTEVTTESDDNEIDYSDLEVFLKTTADTNKKEKARMDPMDVQMAVYHCSDSFLKQMMITKLSQCQYALPLLVPDPFTNEIHFPLWTLREVTKTWKVTQCDSNIVTMKSVPVYKAETPLVSFFRLGSLSVSKSQLMNTLINNRHSTFFHRNCPGSTKSRYLMDGVAEIAWYCPAGKPDDLNNFSDCIAFCNLHGDALLIEKQRAIMVEKSSVNVFVVESLQSNEGSQSLISSLFKSEKPLICLTVDDSRDAVKTKNGNYIIGLKEKNHADVSEQLKKVIREVLTSLDGPVLKPSFQLETMAELSGIRVDETDPACQRGKSAAMEIINLLKKDNMDVSKIKDKFLPCQRQLWHQWSKIHREMFHLRGDAENEKSKKEVELMNIRQEQCAASCNKLMELFIEGLSSFPPTEREYFLKWTQIFIDALSTDDLSSIFQSYDGKWSEVLALKNKRDKSDLLLRKQTELEYISKKLQSATFGLEHIFREMGQIYEAHKTTQRESRHTDWSKYPELAAQLMISGHPMELMDGDAGHVPLTWISSLLEEVIKKLGDQRVFVLSVLGLQSSGKSTMLNTMFGLQFAVSAGRCTKGAFMQLLKVSEEMKEDLKFDYVLVVDTEGLRALEVEGNTLHHDNELATLVVGLGNLTLINIFGENPSDMQDILQIVVQAFMRMKGVKLFPSCVFVHQNVTDVSAAEKNMDGKRRLQEKLDQMAKLAAKEEVCDAECFSDVIEFDVQKDVKYCAQLWEGSPPMAPPNPGYSESIQEVKNTILSKASKSTEITLSQFKTKIQDLWTALLTENFVFSFKNTLEISVYRKLEVQYGNWTWTLRSIMLTIENQLHNRIENGKVDEVDPSYLFKETSKTYEEVRKEMTKYFEDDKDREILAQWRERFKIKMKEFHDEQVNRVKRKLDRVIQQKKACKKLDDKKSEFENKLLQKSKELAHKLKDKAKNEEELQRQFSSVWSSWVTELTAGIKPVEDINLEKDQLMILQELGFEPALIDKCKRSGRYKKILDIGDYSEYMKTGGNLVVNIYQKYKARGAFSHEEQEQIRSLIDQAEKESLGAIKNKHVAATGYTQTYLQEMANHVTEKVQKFLSERKYTLNKEFKVNLLLYVFYRAEIWLLESHKKFKMNNDPITYLKSKKTQYYTVFRSFCKENSSAVVLGELICERLKVSTLEAVCNKTAIDIAGKMRCNFPAFNGNRLNLEQHMLRSLAETENFDDFITYIRNPRRQTEAFIKAEVEKYIFRDNKDEAVNILKKNVDDIKTTVSQALFTATQKVKIQRRDTDMWLKEFSNVLKDELTFDNICSENFSDIKDFDFLKEETEKEFKPIIKQMYSLSLVTLNESRQRPEEILIDQLCNCCWVKCPFCAAVCTNTIEDHCPDDHSTPFHRPNGIKGWHYKDTVELSVSFCTTNVASDGKFRPQEDSEESVPYKQYKTAGPPYDAWTITGDGSKLEYWKWFVCRFQMQLEDHYGLKFMGRGEIPIQWKKISKEEAIKSLDEMY; the protein is encoded by the exons atgtctttggattgtgggaggaagccggagtacccggggagaacatgcaaactccacacagaaagaccctggcctgatggtggaattgaactcaggaccttcttgctgtccGGCAATAGTGCTAGCCACCTGGCCACCATG AAGCTGAGTCGAACAGAAACTGAGACACTGCTTGACAGACTTCACCTTCAGGACAAAGTTCAACAGAAGTTGTCACCAGCAGATTTTCTTCAAATACGTCCACCAGGGAAACAGATGGACCATGTAACATCTGAAAAAGATCTAGCTCACACTTTTCTCCACAGGCTGATAATGCTGGACTATGGGGCCAGATATATTCTTGTAAGACCAGAGACTACTGAGGTGACCACAGAGTCTGATGACAATGAGATAGATTACAGTGATCTGGAGGTTTTCTTGAAAACCACTGCAGACACAAATAAGAAAGAGAAGGCTCGTATGGATCCAATGGACGTTCAGATGGCAGTATATCACTGCTCAGACAGCTTCCTGAAACAGATGATGATTACAAAGCTTTCTCAGTGTCAGTATGCCTTACCTTTACTTGTTCCTGACCCATTCACAAATGAAATTCACTTTCCTCTGTGGACTTTAAGAGAAGTGACAAAAACCTGGAAGGTAACTCAGTGTGATTCAAACATCGTCACCATGAAGAGTGTTCCAGTCTACAAAGCTGAAACACCCTTGGTGTCATTTTTCCGCCTGGGTTCTTTGTCAGTGTCTAAATCTCAGCTGATGAACACTTTGATCAACAACCGTcacagcaccttcttccacagaaACTGCCCAGGAAGCACCAAGTCTCGCTATTTGATGGATGGTGTGGCAGAGATTGCCTGGTACTGCCCTGCTGGAAAACCCGATGACTTAAATAACTTCAGTGACTGCATTGCCTTTTGTAATCTTCATGGTGATGCTCTGTTGATTGAAAAACAGCGAGCTATAATGGTTGAAAAATCTTCAGTGAATGTTTTTGTCGTGGAATCTCTACAGAGCAATGAGGGAAGTCAATCACTTATATCGTCTCTTTTTAAGTCTGAGAAGCCTCTCATTTGTTTAACTGTTGATGACAGTCGTGATGCTGTTAAGACAAAAAACGGAAATTACATAATAGGCCTTAAAGAGAAAAACCACGCAGATGTATCTGAACAGCTAAAAAAGGTCATCAGAGAAGTTTTGACTTCTCTTGATGGTCCCGTCTTGAAACCATCCTTCCAGCTTGAAACCATGGCTGAGCTCTCTGGAATCAGAGTGGATGAAACTGACCCAGCCTGTCAAAGAGGGAAATCTGCTGCTATGGAAATAATCAATCTGCTTAAAAAGGATAACATGGATGTCTCAAAAATCAAAGATAAATTTCTCCCTTGTCAACGCCAACTGTGGCATCAGTGGAGcaaaatacacagagaaatgtttcatctcaGAGGAGAtgctgaaaatgagaaaagcaaaaaggaaGTAGAACTGATGAACATACGTCAGGAACAATGTGCTGCTTCCTGCAATAAACTGATGGAGTTGTTCATTGAAGGTCTCTCATCATTTCCACCAACAGAAAGAGAGTATTTCCTAAAATGGACTCAGATCTTCATAGATGCCCTCTCCACAGATGATCTTTCTTCAATTTTCCAAAGTTATGATGGAAAGTGGTCTGAGGTCTTGGCTTTGAAGAACAAACGGGACAAATCAGATCTGTTattaagaaaacaaactgaactTGAATACATATCGAAGAAACTTCAGTCTGCAACTTTTGGTTTGGAGCACATCTTCAGAGAAATGGGACAGATCTATGAAGCccataaaacaacacaaagagagAGCAGACACACTGACTGGTCTAAATACCCTGAGCTGGCTGCACAGCTGATGATATCAGGACACCCGATGGAGCTGATGGATGGTGATGCAGGTCATGTACCTTTAACATGGATCTCCAGTCTTTTAGAAGAAGTCATCAAGAAACTGGGGGACCAGAGAGTTTTTGTGTTGTCAGTTTTGGGCCTACAAAGCAGTGGAAAATCAACAATGCTGAACACCATGTTTGGGCTGCAGTTTGCAGTGAGTGCTGGCAGGTGCACCAAAGGTGCCTTCATGCAGCTGCTCAAAGTATCAGAGGAGATGAAGGAAGACTTGAAGTTTGACTATGTTCTAGTGGTGGACACTGAAGGACTGCGTGCTCTTGAGGTGGAAGGTAACACTCTTCATCATGACAATGAACTGGCAACACTTGTTGTTGGTCTGGGAAACCTGACACTGATCAACATCTTTGGAGAGAATCCTTCTGATATGCAGGACATTCTGCAGATTGTTGTTCAGGCTTTCATGAGGATGAAGGGAGTTAAACTTTTTCCcagttgtgtgtttgttcacCAGAATGTCACAGATgtttcagcagcagagaaaaacaTGGATGGAAAGAGACGCCTGCAGGAAAAACTGGACCAGATGGCCAAACTAGCAGCCAAAGAGGAAGTTTGTGATGCAGAGTGCTTCAGTGATGTCATTGAATTTGATGTTCAGAAAGATGTGAAATACTGTGCCCAGCTGTGGGAGGGCAGTCCACCCATGGCTCCTCCAAATCCAGGTTACAGTGAGAGCATCCAGGAAGTGAAGAACACCATCCTCTCTAAAGCTTCAAAGTCTACTGAGATCACTCTCTCACAGTTCAAAACCAAAATCCAGGACCTGTGGACTGCACTGCTGACTGaaaattttgttttcagttttaaaaacacacttgaAATTTCAGTGTACAGAAAACTGGAAGTCCAGTATGGGAACTGGACCTGGACCCTGAGGAGCATCATGTTAACCATTGAAAACCAACTTCATAACAGaattgaaaatggaaaagttgaTGAGGTTGATCCATCTTATCTTTTCaaagaaacaagcaaaacatATGAAGAAGTCAGAAAAGAAATGACAAAGTACTTTGAGGatgacaaagacagagagatCTTGGCTCAGTGGAGAGAAcgatttaaaatcaaaatgaaagaaTTTCATGATGAACAAGTGAACAGAGTGAAAAGAAAACTGGATAGAGTTATCCAGCAAAAGAAAGCTTGTAAAAAACTGGATGATAAGAAGTCAGAGTTTGAGAACAAACTTCTGCAGAAGAGCAAAGAGCTCGCTCATAAACTGAAGGATAAGGCCAAAAATGAAGAAGAGCTTCAAAGACAGTTCAGCTCTGTTTGGAGCAGCTGGGTTACTGAATTAACAGCAGGTATAAAACCTGTTGAAGACATCAACTTGGAAAAAGATCAGTTAATGATCCTTCAAGAACTTGGTTTTGAGCCAGCTCTCATAGATAAATGCAAAAGAAGTGGCAGATACAAGAAAATATTAGACATCGGTGATTATTCAGAATATATGAAGACAGGTGGTAATCTGGTGGTTAACATTTACCAAAAATATAAAGCAAGAGGTGCTTTCTCCCATGAAGAACAAGAACAGATCAGATCGCTCATTGACCAAGCTGAAAAAGAGTCACTTGGTGcaatcaaaaacaaacatgtagcTGCAACAGGCTACACGCAAACATATTTGCAAGAAATGGCCAATCATGTGACAGAAAAAgttcagaaatttctgtcaGAGAGGAAATATACTTTAAACAAGGAGTTTAAAGTTAATCTGTTGCTCTACGTGTTCTACAGGGCAGAAATTTGGCTTCTAGAGTCACacaagaaatttaaaatgaacaatGATCCAATCACCTATTTgaaaagcaagaaaacacaGTATTACACAGTTTTTAGAAGCTTTTGTAAGGAAAACTCATCTGCTGTAGTGCTTGGAGAACTGATCTGTGAAAGGCTGAAAGTTTCCACTCTTGAGGCTGTCTGTAACAAGACTGCCATTGATATCGCTGGAAAGATGAGGTGTAATTTCCCAGCATTCAATGGGAACAGACTGAACTTGGAACAACACATGCTGAGGTCACTCGCTGAGACAGAAAACTTTGATGATTTCATCACCTACATCAGAAATCCAAGGAGACAAACAGAAGCTTTCATCAAAGCAGAGGTTGAGAAGTACATCTTTAGAGATAACAAAGATGAAGCTGTGAATATACTCAAGAAAAATGTTGATGACATCAAAACAACTGTGAGTCAGGCTTTATTTACTGCaacacaaaaagtcaaaatcCAGAGAAGAGACACAGACATGTGGCTGAAAGAATTTTCTAATGTCCTAAAGGATGAGCTGACATTTGACAACATCTGTTCTGAAAACTTCAGTGACATAAAAGACTTTGATTTCCTCAaggaagagacagaaaaagaattTAAACCCATTATTAAGCAGATGTACAGCCTCTCCCTGGTTACGCTGAATGAATCCAGGCAGAGGCCTGAAGAAATCCTCATAGATCAGCTTTGTAACTGCTGCTGGGTAAAGTGTCCATTCTGTGCAGCTGTTTGTACCAACACCATTGAAGATCACTGTCCTGATGACCACAGCACTCCTTTTCATCGACCTAATGGGATAAAGGGATGGCACTATAAAGATACAGTAGAGCTCAGTGTCAGTTTCTGTACAACAAATGTTGCAAGTGATGGCAAGTTTCGCCCTCAGGAAGATTCAGAGGAATCAGTTCCCTacaaacagtacaaaactgCTGGTCCGCCGTATGATGCCTGGACAATCACCGGTGATGGGTCTAAACTGGAATACTGGAAGTGGTTTGTCTGTCGATTTCAGATGCAACTGGAAGATCACTATGGGTTAAAGTTCATGGGCAGAGGAGAGATTCCAAttcaatggaaaaaaatatcTAAAGAGGAAGCCATTAAAAGTCTGGATGAAATGTATTGA